In Nitrospira sp., one genomic interval encodes:
- a CDS encoding radical SAM protein, with protein MSELVQIKAAPQTTHPVTRPRKVMLLFPPEWVPTAPYLALPSLTAVLRQAGHRVVQRDINIEMYDHFFSDSFLILTKARQSMQLKALEQKGELSEHEEGQKACLEQMASVDVFDLADRAERAKQIVRGELFYDADRLEWALNTFREVMQYISAAYYPASLVFYPMESNLDYRPGVSKEVFACLDDDQVNVYRDICNQLVLPSVSKEKPDVIGVSIGTQMQLMAGLTFCKMIKESFPHIHVVVGGNVVTRLQEEWPKHERFFTEVFDSAILYEGEHALLWLIEALDGHRTMDQVPNLMHRDEQGIRLNPEVYTEKTMALPLPDFDGLPLDHYFVPERILPYLATRGCYWGRCTFCDHGQGYFDQYRGMSAPHVVEQVTALRDKYQCRHFLFSDESYPPALFKKVSQLLVDQQTGIKWTTLIRFEETLQDPAVWELAVKSGCCTLYYGMESANERVLNLMDKHARKSVIENNLRQAAKAGIWNHVMAFYGFPGETRDEALETRQFVIDNQPNIHSVEIFYFVAYRHTPMVRNPEKFGITIHKQEEYDLPLDYYYTLNEPGGISCLDAMQLCEEFYRNDFHPWAVRVNAREHVFLYISKFGTNRLPQIYAATKDGSLAKEGVSGLVTWPVAMGEGEDGKEGMSRVVSHGITG; from the coding sequence ATGAGCGAACTCGTGCAAATCAAGGCCGCGCCGCAAACTACGCATCCGGTGACGCGTCCCCGCAAAGTCATGCTGCTGTTTCCACCGGAGTGGGTGCCCACCGCGCCCTATCTGGCCTTACCGTCGCTCACCGCGGTGTTGCGGCAGGCGGGCCACCGGGTCGTGCAGCGCGACATCAACATCGAGATGTACGACCACTTCTTCAGCGACTCCTTCCTGATCCTGACCAAGGCGCGGCAGAGCATGCAGCTGAAGGCCTTGGAGCAGAAGGGGGAACTGAGCGAGCACGAAGAAGGGCAGAAGGCCTGCCTGGAGCAGATGGCCTCGGTGGACGTGTTCGATCTAGCCGATCGGGCGGAGCGCGCTAAGCAGATCGTGCGAGGTGAACTCTTCTACGATGCCGACCGGTTGGAGTGGGCGCTGAACACGTTCCGCGAAGTCATGCAGTACATCTCGGCGGCCTATTACCCGGCGTCGCTCGTCTTTTATCCGATGGAGAGCAATTTGGACTACAGGCCTGGCGTCTCCAAGGAAGTGTTCGCCTGCCTGGACGACGACCAGGTGAACGTGTACCGCGACATCTGCAATCAGTTGGTCTTGCCGAGCGTGAGCAAGGAGAAGCCGGACGTGATCGGCGTCTCCATCGGCACGCAGATGCAGCTGATGGCGGGGCTCACGTTCTGCAAGATGATCAAGGAGAGCTTCCCGCACATCCATGTCGTGGTCGGCGGCAATGTCGTCACGCGGTTGCAGGAGGAATGGCCGAAACACGAGCGGTTCTTCACGGAGGTATTCGATTCGGCGATTCTCTACGAAGGCGAACATGCGCTGCTCTGGCTCATCGAGGCGCTCGACGGTCACCGGACCATGGATCAGGTGCCGAACCTGATGCATCGGGACGAGCAGGGCATTCGCCTGAATCCGGAAGTCTACACGGAAAAAACGATGGCGCTGCCGCTGCCCGATTTCGACGGCCTCCCGCTGGACCATTACTTCGTGCCCGAGCGCATCCTGCCCTACCTGGCGACGCGCGGCTGTTATTGGGGGCGTTGCACGTTTTGCGACCACGGACAGGGCTATTTTGATCAATACCGCGGCATGTCGGCGCCGCATGTGGTCGAGCAGGTCACGGCGCTGCGCGACAAGTACCAATGCCGCCATTTCCTGTTTTCCGACGAGTCCTATCCGCCGGCGCTGTTCAAGAAAGTTTCGCAGCTGCTGGTCGATCAGCAGACCGGCATCAAGTGGACGACGCTGATCAGGTTCGAAGAGACGCTCCAAGATCCCGCTGTGTGGGAACTCGCGGTGAAATCCGGCTGCTGCACCCTCTATTACGGGATGGAGTCGGCCAACGAACGCGTGCTCAACCTCATGGATAAACATGCGCGGAAGAGCGTCATCGAAAACAACCTGCGGCAGGCGGCCAAGGCGGGGATTTGGAATCACGTGATGGCGTTTTACGGCTTTCCGGGCGAAACGCGGGATGAAGCGCTGGAGACGCGCCAGTTCGTCATCGACAATCAGCCCAACATCCATTCCGTGGAGATTTTTTACTTCGTGGCCTATCGCCACACGCCGATGGTGCGGAATCCGGAGAAGTTCGGCATTACGATCCACAAGCAGGAGGAGTACGACCTGCCGTTGGACTACTACTACACGCTGAACGAGCCGGGCGGTATCTCCTGCCTGGATGCGATGCAGCTCTGCGAAGAGTTCTATCGCAACGATTTCCATCCCTGGGCGGTGCGGGTGAACGCGCGCGAACATGTCTTTCTGTATATCTCTAAGTTCGGCACGAATCGGTTGCCGCAGATCTATGCCGCAACCAAGGACGGCTCCCTGGCCAAGGAGGGTGTGTCGGGATTGGTCACGTGGCCCGTGGCGATGGGCGAGGGCGAAGACGGCAAGGAGGGGATGAGCCGCGTGGTGTCACACGGCATCACCGGGTGA
- a CDS encoding radical SAM protein: MRVEYNKGERASRELIMLQRRSSEAAAGRKMKVMLIFPPDWFPSEPYLSLPSLTAVLRQAGHQVVQKDINLEMWDWYFSEDFLRKILRRVPQQLDRLRKLSKKRPLEDWEQDLQLQLCDLSRQRIEELIKKAEEAKAIVRGDVFYEVDRLEWAIHVFREVTSVISMAYAPARICMPPMETDLSYKVFVSSEVIEAVNDQQVNIYRDVFEHLVKPAIEAEKPDVVGISIVLQQQMFSSMTFCALIKQQFPNIHVTIGGNTVTRLRDVLPQSPLFQYFDSAVVYEGETAFVQLVTAVGAKQSLADVPNTIYKDDTGVHTSATSFAEDMQTLPPPDFDGLPLDKYFVPTKILPYLATRGCYWGRCEFCDHGEGYTAGYRSKKIQDVLAEVKFLRDKYGARHFHFTDESYPPALFRKLTRGLVESKMDICWTTHMRFEKSLLEENVWQDAKESGCKYLHFGYESGNERVLTLMDKATTTEIMTKHLQLTANAGIWNHCMGFFGFPGETREEAWSSVEFLERNKDYVHSLGFGTFDLGRHNPVAKHPEKWGVTAYKNPEWDLALDYYYTVKNGLSIEEAERVFQEFERNHNPGWDLRLFIREYIFLYIARFGLQKLPDLQFRSARIATVPPSLAGKM; the protein is encoded by the coding sequence ATGCGGGTTGAGTACAACAAGGGGGAGCGGGCGTCGCGCGAGCTGATCATGCTCCAGCGGCGGTCGTCCGAAGCCGCCGCCGGCCGGAAGATGAAGGTGATGCTCATCTTTCCGCCGGACTGGTTCCCTTCCGAGCCCTACCTGAGCCTCCCGTCCCTCACCGCGGTCCTTCGCCAAGCCGGCCACCAGGTCGTGCAAAAAGACATCAACCTCGAGATGTGGGACTGGTACTTCAGCGAGGACTTCTTGCGGAAAATCCTGCGCCGGGTGCCGCAGCAGCTCGATCGCCTGCGCAAGTTGTCCAAGAAGCGCCCGCTCGAAGATTGGGAACAGGATCTACAGCTCCAGCTCTGCGACCTTTCGCGCCAGCGCATCGAGGAACTGATCAAGAAAGCTGAGGAGGCCAAGGCGATCGTCCGCGGGGACGTGTTCTACGAGGTCGATCGGCTCGAATGGGCGATTCACGTGTTTCGCGAGGTCACGTCGGTCATCTCCATGGCCTATGCTCCGGCGCGGATCTGCATGCCGCCGATGGAGACGGATCTCTCGTACAAGGTGTTTGTCTCCTCCGAGGTGATAGAGGCGGTGAACGACCAGCAGGTGAATATCTACCGCGACGTGTTCGAGCACCTGGTGAAGCCGGCCATCGAGGCCGAGAAGCCGGACGTGGTCGGCATTTCCATCGTCCTGCAGCAGCAGATGTTCTCCTCCATGACGTTTTGTGCGCTTATCAAGCAGCAGTTCCCCAATATCCATGTGACCATCGGCGGCAACACGGTGACGCGCCTGCGCGACGTGCTCCCGCAATCGCCGCTGTTTCAATACTTCGACAGCGCCGTGGTCTATGAAGGAGAGACGGCCTTCGTGCAGCTGGTGACGGCGGTGGGCGCGAAACAGAGCCTGGCCGACGTCCCGAACACCATCTATAAAGATGACACCGGCGTGCACACCTCGGCGACGAGTTTTGCCGAAGACATGCAGACGCTCCCGCCGCCGGACTTCGACGGCCTGCCGCTGGACAAGTATTTCGTACCGACGAAAATTTTGCCCTATCTCGCGACGCGGGGCTGCTACTGGGGCCGCTGCGAGTTCTGCGACCATGGCGAAGGGTACACGGCGGGGTACCGCTCGAAGAAGATTCAGGACGTGCTGGCGGAGGTCAAGTTCCTGCGTGACAAGTACGGGGCGCGGCATTTCCATTTCACCGACGAGTCCTATCCGCCGGCGCTGTTCCGCAAGCTGACGCGTGGGCTGGTTGAGAGCAAGATGGATATTTGCTGGACGACGCACATGCGGTTCGAGAAGAGCCTGCTGGAGGAAAACGTCTGGCAGGATGCGAAGGAGTCGGGCTGCAAGTATCTGCACTTCGGCTACGAGTCGGGGAACGAGCGGGTACTGACGCTGATGGACAAGGCCACGACGACCGAGATCATGACGAAGCACCTGCAGCTCACGGCCAACGCCGGTATCTGGAACCATTGCATGGGCTTCTTCGGGTTTCCCGGCGAGACGCGGGAGGAGGCCTGGTCGTCGGTCGAGTTCCTGGAGCGGAACAAGGACTACGTGCATTCGCTGGGGTTCGGCACGTTCGACTTGGGGCGACACAATCCCGTGGCCAAACATCCGGAGAAGTGGGGCGTGACGGCCTACAAGAATCCCGAGTGGGACTTGGCGCTCGATTATTACTACACGGTGAAGAACGGTCTGAGCATCGAGGAGGCCGAGCGGGTGTTCCAGGAATTCGAACGGAATCACAACCCCGGCTGGGACCTCCGGCTGTTCATCCGGGAATATATCTTTCTGTACATTGCCCGGTTCGGGCTCCAGAAGCTGCCGGACCTGCAATTCCGGTCGGCTCGAATCGCGACGGTGCCGCCGTCGCTTGCGGGGAAGATGTAA
- a CDS encoding YnfA family protein: protein MLITQSIALFVLAGLFEIGGGYLVWQWWRNGSHWSVGLLGAVILILYGIVPTYQPSHFGRVYAAYGAWFIILSILWGWLVDKVEPDRLDVIGATVCLVGVAVMMYWPR from the coding sequence ATGCTCATCACCCAATCGATTGCCCTATTCGTGCTCGCGGGATTGTTCGAGATCGGCGGAGGTTATCTGGTTTGGCAATGGTGGCGGAACGGAAGCCACTGGAGCGTCGGCCTCCTGGGCGCCGTCATTTTGATTCTCTACGGCATCGTGCCGACCTACCAGCCTTCACACTTCGGCCGAGTCTACGCCGCCTACGGCGCGTGGTTCATCATCCTGTCGATCCTCTGGGGCTGGCTGGTGGACAAGGTGGAGCCGGATCGATTGGATGTGATCGGAGCAACGGTGTGCCTGGTGGGCGTGGCGGTGATGATGTATTGGCCGAGATGA